In the Haliaeetus albicilla chromosome 7, bHalAlb1.1, whole genome shotgun sequence genome, one interval contains:
- the LOC104314434 gene encoding transmembrane protein 45B, translating to MPTSFLGSALRGTFFLIFGLWWSVRYTLKYLRQKANAENQPSYGVQRMEFFEGAVKAFFALAGILVEQFVPAGPHLQLYSPKTHSWADLTHWHYTTMYLFFLLSGIVDIVSHSPLKLPLGLDRLSLSMALFIEGLLFCFRDYTDAALDHHLHSLLAMAIFAGALCALLEVFLRDHIILETFRTSSFLLQGSWLWQIGFVLCPPWGGPGWDQTDRSNFTFLTMCFCWHYAGALAVLAANSAASRCCNESCQLKFGDIDVELDCGMCVRKGNKSSSGALLPESGSD from the exons ATGCCAACAAGTTTCCTCGGCAGTGCCCTCCGGGGCACCTTCTTCTTAATTTTTGGTCTCTGGTGGTCTGTGCGATACACCCTAAAGTATCTCAGGCAGAAGGCCAATGCCGAGAACCAGCCAAGCTATGGGGTCCAGCGGATGGAATTCTTTGAAGGGGCAGTCAAAGCTTTCTTTGCTCTAGCAG GGATATTGGTCGAGCAGTTTGTTCCCGCCGGTCCCCACCTGCAGCTGTACAGCCCCAAGACGCACAGCTGGGCAGACCTCACCCACTGGCATTACACCACCATGtacctcttcttcctcctctccggCATCGTGGACATCGTCTCGCACTCCCCGCTCAAGCTGCCGCTTGGCTTGGATCGGCTCTCGCTGTCCATGGCTCTGTTCATCGAAG gtttgctcttctgtttccGTGACTACACCGATGCTGCGCTGGACCACCACCTCCATTCCCTGCTGGCCATGGCTATCTTTGCTGGAGCCCTCTGCGCCCTCCTAGAGGTGTTCCTCCGAGACCACATCATCCTGGAGACCTTCAGGAccagctccttccttctccaggGCTCTTGGCTCTGGCAG ATTGGGTTTGTGCTGTGCCCTCCGTGGGGAGGACCGGGCTGGGATCAGACCGACCGCAGCAACTTTACGTTCCTCACCATGTGCTTCTGCTGGCATTACGCGGGCGCTCTCGCCGTCTTGGCAGCAAACTCTGCCGCATCTCGCTG CTGCAACGAGTCCTGCCAGCTGAAATTCGGGGACATCGACGTGGAGCTGGACTGCGGCATGTGCGTCCGCAAAGGCAACAAGAGCTCCAGCGGCGCCCTGCTGCCGGAGAGCGGCTCGGATTGA